The DNA sequence TCTGTGACAGGTATGGAATTCTGCTCATTGCAGATGAGGTTCAGTCCGGTATGGGCAGAACGGGTAAGCTCTTTGCCATAGAACACTGGAATGTGGTACCGGACATAATAACGACGGCAAAGAGCTTAGCTGCCGGAATGCCCCTGAGCGCCGTGACGGGACGTTCAGATCTTATGGAAAAGCCCCACGTTGGAGGACTCGGAGGGACCTACGGGGGCAATCCCTTAGCCTGCAGAGCGGCTCTTGCCGTTTTGGAAATTCTCCTCGAAGACGGACTGCTCCAAAGAGCGAGCGAACTGGGTAAGAAAATCCTGCAGAAAATGAAGGCCCTCCAGGAAGATTACGAAATCATAGGCGACGTCCGGGGTATAGGGCCTATGCTTGCTATGGAGCTGGTCAGGGACAGACATTCGAAGGAGCCTGCACCCGAGGAAGCGAAGAAACTGGTTGGTCTATGCTTTGAAAAAGGACTGATTATCCTATCCTGTGGGACCTTCGGGAACGTTATACGCACTCTGATGCCCCTTGTAATAACCGACGAACAGCTTGATCGCGGCTTTTCCATCCTGGACGAGGCGCTGAAAGAACTGACCCGGTAAAGGCAGGAGGGGCAAAAATGAAAGGCTTTTTTAAAAAATACGCCCTGATAGACCTGGAAAGAAAAAGGTGGAGTTCGGAAAATCTGGAGGATTCAATGCTGAAGCAGACCCTTGGTGGGAAGGGTCTGGGTGTAAGCCTTCTTCTCAGGAGAAACCCGGCGGGCGTTGATCCTTTTTCTCCCGAAAATCAACTCGTTATAGCCCTGGGTCCGGCAACAGACACTCTTATATGGGGCAATTGCCGTTACGGGATATACACCAGATCACCGCTTACGGGGTTTTTCGGCGAGTCTTACTCGGGGGGTCGGGCTGCCATTCCGATGTCCCGAACGGGTTTCGATGCTTTCGTCATTTCCGGTGCTTCGGATCGTCCCGTATGGCTGGAAATCTCCGACGAAAAAGTGATCTTCCACGACGCCGCAGATCTGTGGGGGCTGGACACTTATCGGGCTCAAGATGAAATCAGAAAGCGCCTATCCGGCACGGATGCTGGAGTTATTGTGATCGGCCCTGCGGGAGAAAACCTTGTGCGTTTCGCCGTGGTGGAAAACGACTACTGGCGTTCTGCCGGCCGTTGCGGAATGGGAGCCGTTCTCGGTTCCAAAAAGGTCAAGGCAATTGCATTCCGGGGAAGTCAGACCAGACCGGTCGCAGATCCTGAAGGTATCCGAAGCTATGCCAGGGAGTTTCTGAAATCCTGCAGAGACCACGGCGTGGCTCAGGCCTATCGTAACTACGGAACGCCCATGATGGTGGCTCTTCTGAATAATGCGGGAGGATTTCCCACCAGATACTGGGCCAGCGGACATTACGAGAAATGGCGGCAGATAAGTGCCGAGTTTATGGTGGAGCGATGCCGTGTTCGCCCCAGGGCCTGCCGCAACTGTTTCATGGCCTGTGGAAAACTTCTGGAGGTTCTTCACGGTCGGCATAAAGGGCTCGTGATAGAAGGTCCTGAATATGAGACCATTTACTCCTTTGGCGGCCTTTGCATGATCGACAGCATAGAAGAAATAGCCTACCTTAACGACATTTGCGACCGCCTGGGTCTCGATACGATAACGGCAGGTAATCTGGTTGCCTTCACGATCGAGGCGTCCCGGAGGGGAAAGATCGGGGAATCCATAGACTACGGCGACGTGGATAAGATTGCATCTCTTCTTGAGAAAATCGCCTATCGAAAGGGCATTGGCGACCTTCTGGCAGAGGGTATCAAAATAGTTGCTTCCGAATGGGGCCTGGAATCTCTGGCGGTTCACGTAAAAGGGCTCGAACCCGCCGGATATGACCCCAGGGCATTAAAGGGCATGGGGCTTGCCTACGCGGTGAGCGACCGTGGGGCCTGTCATCTTCGATCTACCTTCTACAAGGCCGAGCTTTCGGGGATGATAAAACCCGACCAAATTGAAGGTAAGGCCGAGCTATTTATAGACTTTGAAGATCGTTGCACTCTTTTTGATTGCATGATTTTATGCCGGTTCTTCAGAGACCTTTACCCCTGGGAAGAGCTTGCCAGGATCACGGAATTAACCACAGGTGAATCTCTGACGAAGAAGGATCTCCAGAACATTGCTTCTTTCGTTACAGATCAATGCCGCTGGTTTAACATCCGTGAGGGTCTTACGGCAGAAGATGATACCCTGCCGGAGAGGCTTCTGAAGGAAAAACTGGAAGGTGGAAAATCGATTACGAGGGAGGAACTGGAGCGGCTCAAGGCAGACTATTACAGATTGCGGGGATGGAACCCGGAAGGAATACCGGGCAGAGCTATGATTTCTTAAAAATCTGGAGGCAGAAGTGGACCGATTTACAATCGTCGTAGGCTACGACGGTAGCCGCACCTCGTCGGAAGCTTTAAAGGTTGCCATTTTCCATGCACGGCACTTCAACGCTTTTGTTCACGTAGTTTATTCCGTACCTGAAGGCCACGAAGGACGGCTCGAAGAAATAGAATCGGCCCGGGCATTCCTCTCTCACGCAGAGAGCATCCTCAGAGACAACGACATTCCCTGTGAGGTACATCTGTTGGTAAGAGGGTCTTCTCCGGGCAAGAACCTGGTTGAGTTTGCAAGAGATTGCAGGGCCGATGAGATTATAATTGGAGTAAGAAGGAGGTCCAGGGTGGAGAAGTTTGTTTTCGGCTCCACGGCCAATTACGTTATACTGCACGCACAGTGCCCCGTCGTGGCAGTTAAGTAGAGACCGGCCGCTTCGGCGGCACTCCTTCTCACAAAAGGTGACGTTCCTCGGCCGCCTCAATTTAAAAAAGGAAAAGTCTTGCAATAAAAAAGAGTTTGTTTTTAATGTATGCGGATTTGTGGCCTGTCTCCAGGGAGGGGGATCTACATCTATTAAATGGTCTCAAAGGAGGGAGTAAAGTGAACATTGTCGTGCTTCTAAAACAAACGCCGGATACGGAATCGGTTATCCGTATTGCTGCCGATGGGAAATCCATCGAAACGCAGGACCTTAAGTGGATCATCAACCCCTACGATGAATTCGCCGTTGAGGCGGCTCTTCGCCTGAAGGAGCAACATGGAGGTACTGTTACCATCGTTAGCTGGGGGCCTCAAAGGGTTGTCGAAGCTATAAGAACGGCCCTGGCTATGGGCGCAGATAAGGGATTGCTTATTGACGACGAAGCTCTCGAGGGAGCCGACAGTCTGGGCATAGCAAAGGTACTTGCCGCTGCGGTTCAGACCCTCGAGCCGGACATTATTCTTTGCGGTCATCGTGCCGTTGACTACGACCACAACCAGAGAGGTCCTATGGTCGCCGAGCTTCTCGGGTGGCCTCACCTGCCCCTTGCGGTATCCCTGGAGTGCGACGGCACAACCGTGAGAATTGAGCGCCCCGTGGAAGGAGGGAAGATGGTTCTTGAGTCCTCACTTCCCGCTCTCATCACCATGGGCGGTTCCCATGCCGTCTGGAATCCCAGATATGCAAGCCTTCCCGGCATTATGAAGGCGAAAAAGAAGCCTCTAGAAGTAAAGAAACTGGCCGATCTGGGTCTTGATCCCGGCGAGTGCGGCGGTGCTGCGGCAAAGATTTCGCTGGTAGGCCTTGAAATGCCTCCGGAGCGTAAACCCGGAAAGATCATCAACGGGAATCTTGATACGGAAGGGAAGGCAAAAGAGCTGGTAAGGCTTCTGAGGGAAGAGGCGAAGGTGATCTAACATCTGAAAAAATACGGGGGACAAGGAGAAGAGATATGGCTGAGTCTGTATGCATTGTTGCAGAGTTTCGAGATGGCGGTTTCAGGAGGGTTTCTTTTGAGGTGGCAAGTGAGGGTCGCCGGCTGGCCGATTCTCTAGGGCTTAAGCTCTACGGAGTTGTCGTGGGGTCAGGTGTCGGCGATAAGGCTCAGGAGCTTGCTAAGTACGGCGTAGAAAAAGTTTTTGTAGCCGACAACCCGGCTTTTGAGCATTACATTGCCGAGACCTATGTGCCCGCCGTGGCAGAAATGGTGCGCCAGTGCGATCCTGCGGTGGTACTTCTTCCGGCATCCATGAACGGTAAGGATCTGTCGGCACGGCTTGCGGCAAGGCTTGAAGCCGGTCTGGCCCAGGATTGTGTGGAAATCGCCGTTCAGGACGGCAAACTAAGGGCCAAAAGGCCTCTTTTCGGAGGTAAGTGCCTGGGCTGGTATGAATGGTCCGACGGTGAAGTGGCCATGATTTCCTGTCGTCCCAAAGTAATGAGCTGTCTGGAACCTGATGATAGCAAGCAGGCCGAAGTAGTTAATGTGGATGTAGAAATACCAGATGCCAGATCTCGGGTGGTAAGTGTTGATCTGGACACTTCAGGAAAGATTGAACTTACCGAGGCGGACATTATTGTATCAGGCGGGCGCGGAATGAAGGGTCCCGAGAACTTCGCCATGCTGGAAGAGCTTGCGAGTCTTCTCGGTGCCGCCGTTGGAGCTTCAAGAGCCGCCGTTGATGCGGGCTGGAGACCCCATTCCGATCAGGTTGGTCAGACGGGCAAGGTCGTAACGCCGAGCCTTTACATAGCCGTTGGTATTTCCGGAGCAATACAGCACCTGGCCGGTATGGGCTCATCCAAGTACATCGTCGCCGTGAATAAAGACCCTGATGCCCCCATCTTCAGCAAAGCCGACTACGGTGTCGTGGAAGATCTGTTTAAGTTCATACCGGTTTTCACGGAAGAGGTAAGGAAGCTCAAGAGCGCAGAATAAAGTTCCTTACACAGCCCCGGACTTCTTCCGGGGCTTTTCTTTATGTTTTTCTCATTACAGGCAAATCAGGAGGGGAGGAGTAGTTTATGTCAGCTCTGGAAGAACTCTGGTTAAAACATTATGACGAAGGCGTCCCCAGGCATGCTGCATACCCGGAAGAGCCTCTTCCGTCGATCCTTCACAGAAATGTGCAAAAATGGGCGCACAAACCCATAACGAACTTCTACGGAGCGGTTCTGACCTACGGCGATCTCTGGAGACAGATCAGTCGTATGGCGGAAGCCCTTTCAAGACTCGGGGTTAAGAAAGGCGATCGGGTTGCCATAATGCTTCCCAACTGTCCCCAGTATGTTGTTTCCTATTATGCTACTCTGTGGCTTGGAGCCGTTGTGGTTAACACCAACCCCATGTACGTTGAACGCGAGATAGAACACCAGTGGAGCGATGCCGGAGTAAAGGTAGCCGTTGTCCTTGATCATCTATTTCCCAGGGTTGAAAAGGTCTACAGCAAGATCGGCGTTGAATACGTAATAGTTACAAGCTTTAGAGATGCTCTGCCCAGGCACCTTGCCCTTCTCTATCCCCTTAAAGCCAGGAAGCAGAAACTCTTTACCGCCGTGCCCTATTCAGATCGAGTTCTTCCCTACGGTAAACTTCTGAAGTCCAATCCACCCACCGAAGTCCAGTGCCCCGCGACCCTCGACGACATCGCCCTTCTCCAGTATACAGGTGGAACCACGGGAATATCCAAGGGTGTTATACTAACACATCGCAACATAATGGCCAACGTGGTCCAGATCACCAAGTGGTTTCCCGACCTTGAGTGGGCCAGGGAAAGGATTGTCTGTATCCTGCCCTTCTTCCACGTTTTCGGCATGACCGCATGCATGAATTGGGCTTTATATACGGGAAGTTACATGCTCCTTATACCCAGATTTGAGATAAACGAATTTCTCAAACTCCTTCACAAATTCCGCCCGACCATATTTCCCGGGGTTCCGACCATCTATGTGGCAATAGTCAACCATCCCGACATAAAGAAGTTTGATCTCTCTTCCGTTAAGTTCTGCATAACCGGATCGGCACCCATGCCCGTGGAAGTAATAAACAGGTTTGAAAAAATGACGGGTAGCATTATAGTCGAGGGATTTGGACTTACCGAGTCAAGTCCCGTTACTCACTGCAACCCTCTTCACGGGCTTAGAAAGCCGGGTTCGGTAGGAATTCCCGTCTCCGACACCGAGTGCAAAATAGTTGATATAGAAACCGGAGAAAGAGAGCTGCCCATCGGTGAAGAAGGCGAGCTCGTCGTCAGAGGACCTCAGGTGATGAAGGGTTACTGGAATAAACCCGAGGAGACCGCCCAGGCTTTAAGAAACGGCTGGCTCTACACCGGAGACATTGCAAAGATGGATGAGGATGGATACACCTACATCGTGGACCGAAAGAAGGACATGATCATCGCCGGTGGATACAACATCTATCCCCGTGAAATAGACGAGGTTCTGTACTCTCATCCGAAGGTTCTGGATGCCGTGACGGTAGGAGTGCCCGATCCCTATCGCGGAGAAACCGTAAAGGTTTTTGTTGTGCCCAAGCCGGGTGAAACTCTGACGCCGGAAGAGGTTATATCCTTCTGTAGAGAACGATTGGCCGCCTATAAAGTGCCCAAACTCGTGGAGATACGCGAAAGCCTGCCCAAAAGTGCCGTGGGTAAGGTGCTGAGAAAGGAACTCAGGGAAGAGGAATTGAGAAAACAGAAGCAGGCTTCCTGATTTCTGTGCGCCTCCTTGTCAGAGATGACAAGGAGGCGTTTTTTAAGAGCTCTGCCGGTAAAGTCTTCCATAGTCGGCATGAACTTCTCGCGGCGAAAGGAAAGGCTTTAACACTTCACGGGTTGCGGGACGTCATTACGAAGGGTCTGAAATAACAGAGGGCCAGGGCTTAATGAGGTCATTCTGAATGCCAAGGTGCTCCATAATCCTTGCGACAATAAAATCCACAAGGTCATTCAGGCTTTCAGGTTTGTGGTAAAAGGCCGGCATTGCGGGCAAAATCACCGCGCCCATCCGCGCGCATTTCAACATGTTCTCGATGTGCACCATGTTAAGTGGTGTTTCTCTGGGAACGAGAATCAACAGCCTGCGCTCCTTAAGGCATACATCCGCCGTTCTGTGTATTATGTTCCGACCGGTACCGCTGGCAATCGCGGCCATGGTAGCCATCGTGCAGGGAACCACGACCATTGCATTGAACCTGTGGGAGCCGCTGACAAAAGGTGCCGTGAAATCTCCGGCTTGATAAAAGCGCACACCATCGGGAAGATCTTTCGATATATCCTCCCCTATCTCGAATTCATAAACATAACGCCCGGCGCTGGAGGCTATGACATGAAGAACCACATCACGGTAGCTCGCCAGCTCCTCGATAAGCCGTCTGGCATAAACAGCCCCACTGGCACCCGTTATACCTACAATAATTTCTCTACTCAAAGCCCTTTCTCCTACCATCTCATGTGCAAATGCAAGCTTCCCTGCCCTGTGAAAATATTTCGATTTCCGGGTTTGAAGATATCAGACCGTTTTCATTAAGCAGGGCAAAATAGTGTCTGAGACCACCTATCTGTTCTTCATCGAGGTCATAATGAAGCTGGTCAAAATAAGAATGGAGATCACTCTCCGTGAGGAAGGTCGTCATTGCTGACTCCCTCACGATCTTCACCCTGTTTAGCCATCCCCACCGCTTTGCCTCGTGAAAGACGGCAACACTTCGTTCGATTTCATCGGCCCTTTTTTCGGCGATTTCACGACGGCAGACCCACAGGGCAAAAACAAAAGGCAGACCCGTCCAGTCCCACCACAGCTTTCCGAGGTCATATACCCGGGGATAGATGTTTTTCTTCCACCAATACAGCGCTTCATCGCCTATTGCAAGATACGATTCAGGAAGTTTCTCAGACGACAGGCCTCCAGCTCCCGTTTGCCAGAGCGGCCTCAGGCTTTTCACGAAGGTACATTCCAGACCAAAGGCATTCCTGGTAAGAATTTTAAGGAGTGCCACCGAGGCATGAGATTGCGGAGTAACATGAATGGGAGATCGATCAAGCTGATGTATCTCATATCGGCTAAAAAGAAGCACGCTCTTCACGTGTCCCCGGCAGGAAATGCTCAAATCCGGCAATATTAAGTAGCGATCGCTCCGAAGGGCATACTCGATAGATGACACGACACTTATGTCGAGTCGTCCCGTTTTTATGAGTTCGTTAAGCTCAGCGGGCGAGCCGTAAACGAAGGAGAAATCGTGTTTGATGGTCCCCTGCTCCAGAGGATAATAAATGGGTAAAACGTTCAGATAGCCTATTCTTCCAACACGAAGTCTTCTTCCAGCCACCTTATCTTCCCCTTTACGCCGCTTTCAATAACCGTTTCGGTAATTGTGTCTCTGGATGCCGAGCCTTCCGGAGATACCAGCAAATAGGGCATACGGGTATTTCCGGTAAAGAAACGAAAAGCCGTAAAGGAGGCACTTTTGAGGACCCCATCAGGGTGCAGATCTCTATAGCAATCAATAACCGACGCTATTTCACGAAACATATTCAAGTCTGGAGAACTTGCCAGGCTGTCGGTTCCGAAGAGGACCGGAATTCCAAGCTCATAAGCTTTAACGATATCAGGGCGCCCTACTTTGAGAAATTCATTACTTCTTAAACAAAAACACAGGTGTGATCCATGGGATCGCACGATCTGCCAGTCATTATCGTCGAAGTGGATGCAATGAATCAGGAGTGTTTTACTGTCTAGAACCTTCCGGCTTTCCAGGTACTTGACGGGGCTGACTCCCGGCGGCTCCCAGCCCGGTACCCATCGTCCGAGTTCTTCGAGCAATTCACGGCATGCCCCTTTTCCCGTCAGCATAAATTCCCGCTCATCGGGATGCTCGCCGATGTGAATCGTAAAGGGCCTGCCTCGTGATCTACACCACCGATAGGTCTGAGAAATAAGCCTTGAGGATGTAGAATAGACGGCATGAGGAACAAGGCTTATGTGACGGGTAAACCTTCCATCGAGGAAGTAGCGTCTCTGATCTTCCTTAAGAGCATCGTAAATGTCGTAAACATTAAACCCAAGAAGTTCCCAGAAAACATGGCGGTAGGGAAGTTTTTCGCCTTCCTCCTCCTTCAAAATCGGGATGTTGGTTATATCACCAACGAGACAGGTCCCGCATTGCCATACCTTTCTCAGTTCTCTACGGAAAGCTTCAACAACCTGATCCATCGGGAGCTGCGATCTGAGCCGGATTAATCTTCGCACCCAGGTAAAATAATCATCCGCTTCAATTAAAGAGTGAGCTGACAGTTCCAGATGAGTATGACCGTTTACAAGGGCCGGAAAAAGGGCACATCCGGGATAATCTCTGATTTTTGCAGATTGAATCCCCCATGATCTTTTCAAATCTCTTCTGTCTCCAGCGCAAATTGCCTCCCC is a window from the Thermodesulforhabdus norvegica genome containing:
- a CDS encoding long-chain-fatty-acid--CoA ligase translates to MSALEELWLKHYDEGVPRHAAYPEEPLPSILHRNVQKWAHKPITNFYGAVLTYGDLWRQISRMAEALSRLGVKKGDRVAIMLPNCPQYVVSYYATLWLGAVVVNTNPMYVEREIEHQWSDAGVKVAVVLDHLFPRVEKVYSKIGVEYVIVTSFRDALPRHLALLYPLKARKQKLFTAVPYSDRVLPYGKLLKSNPPTEVQCPATLDDIALLQYTGGTTGISKGVILTHRNIMANVVQITKWFPDLEWARERIVCILPFFHVFGMTACMNWALYTGSYMLLIPRFEINEFLKLLHKFRPTIFPGVPTIYVAIVNHPDIKKFDLSSVKFCITGSAPMPVEVINRFEKMTGSIIVEGFGLTESSPVTHCNPLHGLRKPGSVGIPVSDTECKIVDIETGERELPIGEEGELVVRGPQVMKGYWNKPEETAQALRNGWLYTGDIAKMDEDGYTYIVDRKKDMIIAGGYNIYPREIDEVLYSHPKVLDAVTVGVPDPYRGETVKVFVVPKPGETLTPEEVISFCRERLAAYKVPKLVEIRESLPKSAVGKVLRKELREEELRKQKQAS
- a CDS encoding aldehyde ferredoxin oxidoreductase family protein, which translates into the protein MKGFFKKYALIDLERKRWSSENLEDSMLKQTLGGKGLGVSLLLRRNPAGVDPFSPENQLVIALGPATDTLIWGNCRYGIYTRSPLTGFFGESYSGGRAAIPMSRTGFDAFVISGASDRPVWLEISDEKVIFHDAADLWGLDTYRAQDEIRKRLSGTDAGVIVIGPAGENLVRFAVVENDYWRSAGRCGMGAVLGSKKVKAIAFRGSQTRPVADPEGIRSYAREFLKSCRDHGVAQAYRNYGTPMMVALLNNAGGFPTRYWASGHYEKWRQISAEFMVERCRVRPRACRNCFMACGKLLEVLHGRHKGLVIEGPEYETIYSFGGLCMIDSIEEIAYLNDICDRLGLDTITAGNLVAFTIEASRRGKIGESIDYGDVDKIASLLEKIAYRKGIGDLLAEGIKIVASEWGLESLAVHVKGLEPAGYDPRALKGMGLAYAVSDRGACHLRSTFYKAELSGMIKPDQIEGKAELFIDFEDRCTLFDCMILCRFFRDLYPWEELARITELTTGESLTKKDLQNIASFVTDQCRWFNIREGLTAEDDTLPERLLKEKLEGGKSITREELERLKADYYRLRGWNPEGIPGRAMIS
- a CDS encoding menaquinone biosynthetic enzyme MqnA/MqnD family protein, coding for MAGRRLRVGRIGYLNVLPIYYPLEQGTIKHDFSFVYGSPAELNELIKTGRLDISVVSSIEYALRSDRYLILPDLSISCRGHVKSVLLFSRYEIHQLDRSPIHVTPQSHASVALLKILTRNAFGLECTFVKSLRPLWQTGAGGLSSEKLPESYLAIGDEALYWWKKNIYPRVYDLGKLWWDWTGLPFVFALWVCRREIAEKRADEIERSVAVFHEAKRWGWLNRVKIVRESAMTTFLTESDLHSYFDQLHYDLDEEQIGGLRHYFALLNENGLISSNPEIEIFSQGREACICT
- a CDS encoding amidohydrolase family protein, yielding MQPEGDFYLITASWVFSESGWLEGGAIIFDPEKGEAICAGDRRDLKRSWGIQSAKIRDYPGCALFPALVNGHTHLELSAHSLIEADDYFTWVRRLIRLRSQLPMDQVVEAFRRELRKVWQCGTCLVGDITNIPILKEEEGEKLPYRHVFWELLGFNVYDIYDALKEDQRRYFLDGRFTRHISLVPHAVYSTSSRLISQTYRWCRSRGRPFTIHIGEHPDEREFMLTGKGACRELLEELGRWVPGWEPPGVSPVKYLESRKVLDSKTLLIHCIHFDDNDWQIVRSHGSHLCFCLRSNEFLKVGRPDIVKAYELGIPVLFGTDSLASSPDLNMFREIASVIDCYRDLHPDGVLKSASFTAFRFFTGNTRMPYLLVSPEGSASRDTITETVIESGVKGKIRWLEEDFVLEE
- a CDS encoding UbiX family flavin prenyltransferase, translating into MSREIIVGITGASGAVYARRLIEELASYRDVVLHVIASSAGRYVYEFEIGEDISKDLPDGVRFYQAGDFTAPFVSGSHRFNAMVVVPCTMATMAAIASGTGRNIIHRTADVCLKERRLLILVPRETPLNMVHIENMLKCARMGAVILPAMPAFYHKPESLNDLVDFIVARIMEHLGIQNDLIKPWPSVISDPS
- a CDS encoding universal stress protein produces the protein MDRFTIVVGYDGSRTSSEALKVAIFHARHFNAFVHVVYSVPEGHEGRLEEIESARAFLSHAESILRDNDIPCEVHLLVRGSSPGKNLVEFARDCRADEIIIGVRRRSRVEKFVFGSTANYVILHAQCPVVAVK
- a CDS encoding electron transfer flavoprotein subunit beta/FixA family protein, whose amino-acid sequence is MNIVVLLKQTPDTESVIRIAADGKSIETQDLKWIINPYDEFAVEAALRLKEQHGGTVTIVSWGPQRVVEAIRTALAMGADKGLLIDDEALEGADSLGIAKVLAAAVQTLEPDIILCGHRAVDYDHNQRGPMVAELLGWPHLPLAVSLECDGTTVRIERPVEGGKMVLESSLPALITMGGSHAVWNPRYASLPGIMKAKKKPLEVKKLADLGLDPGECGGAAAKISLVGLEMPPERKPGKIINGNLDTEGKAKELVRLLREEAKVI
- a CDS encoding electron transfer flavoprotein subunit alpha/FixB family protein; this encodes MAESVCIVAEFRDGGFRRVSFEVASEGRRLADSLGLKLYGVVVGSGVGDKAQELAKYGVEKVFVADNPAFEHYIAETYVPAVAEMVRQCDPAVVLLPASMNGKDLSARLAARLEAGLAQDCVEIAVQDGKLRAKRPLFGGKCLGWYEWSDGEVAMISCRPKVMSCLEPDDSKQAEVVNVDVEIPDARSRVVSVDLDTSGKIELTEADIIVSGGRGMKGPENFAMLEELASLLGAAVGASRAAVDAGWRPHSDQVGQTGKVVTPSLYIAVGISGAIQHLAGMGSSKYIVAVNKDPDAPIFSKADYGVVEDLFKFIPVFTEEVRKLKSAE